A region of the Procambarus clarkii isolate CNS0578487 chromosome 29, FALCON_Pclarkii_2.0, whole genome shotgun sequence genome:
TCTGTGGTGTTACATGAAGTGTTGGTAGTGGCGGCGAGAGGAAAGATGGTGTCGAGCGTGTGTCGCGGGTCATACCCTAGCATGACTCCACATGCATCTCCCTCGCGGAAACCGCACATTGACCCCCAAAAGGATTACTTTTCGCCGCTGCAGGTGGAGACGTCGGTTGAGTACGACCTTCCAGCTCACATCTATCCTCCGAAGGGCTCGCAGCCTATCCTCATGATCCACCCGGGTTACGTATCGGCCGTGAGGGCCAGGTCCAGGGCCGTGGTCACCCCATCGCCCACGGCCATGGTGGCCACCTCGGGGGCGACGCGCCCTCTGGCACCGCTGCAGCTGCCACAcccgcagcagcaccagcaggtgGTGGGTGCCAGGCCCTCGCGAGCCGCTCAGCCGCGCCCCTTGTGCATGTGTGGCAATGTTAACTGCAATAGTGTCAAATCAGTCAATGTACAAAGTGTTAGAAACGTGCAAAAtatacagagccagagtgcagcgAGAAGTGCTCAGAGCCAAAGTGCAGGAAGAAATTTACAGACCCAGAGTGCGTTCAGAAGTGTACAGAGCCAGAGTGCCACCAGAAGtgtacagagccagagtgcaacaAGAAGTGTTCAGAACCAAAGTGCCAGAAGTGTGCAAAGTAGTCGGGATGTGAATATGTTGGGGATCAGCAGCAGAAATGGTGCAGTGCTtctacagcagcaacagcagcagcctcagcaacagcagcctcaacaacaGCAGCCACTAcagcagcagacacagcagcAGCCTCAACAGCAGCCGCAGcaacagccacagcagcagccacagcagcagctggtgtggggtaatGGTGGTCGGTGTATTGGGCCATGTTGCAACCCGAGGCCAGCTGCCATGGCTCCTCCTCAGGCAGAGTTCGTGGCTCCTGGCCTGCCGCCCTCCTTGCTCGCCCGCACCCCCACCAGAGGCACTGCGGGCGGCTCCCCCAAGCTGCGGGCGGCCCGTACCAGACGCGGGCTGTCTGTCGCCAGTAGTGTCAACCTTCCGGACTACCTCGGCAGCAGCCGCCCGGCTCGGGTCACGGGCGGGGCTGTCCACGTCCACCCACGCCCACGGGCGTTATCTACCTCTATGGGTGCTCTTGCCGCGACGCCCGCACCTCCGATGGCACACCAGCATATTGGCATgagtgcctccctcaccacctccctggaCTTGTCGAGGGCAGATACCCTCACCCCACGGTCCCTATTACCcgtccagcagcagcaacatcagcagcaacaacagcagcaacagcaacaacaccagcagcagcaccagcagcaacagtcgttGCAGCAGGCGCCAGCGGTCTCCACCTCCTCGCTGCTCTACACTGTGGGCCTCTCCAGGGATTCCGGGTGCTCTGTGGGCGCAGAGACTGCGGGCGGAGATTGGGCGTCTGACCGCACCCGGGGCCTTGTTGATTCAGGCTTCTGCACGCCCGTTGATCTCACCGATGATTTTGTGACAGGTGAGCAGGAGGGTTTATTTCTGGCGCATGTTCACGCCCAGCGCCACAACCTCAAGTTTGTTTATAATTACATAAAAGCTCTCAAAGCACCAGTGTTCTTTATTCGAATTGTCAGATATTTGTAAGCTCAAGTTTTCACTTTCACAAGATTATCTGTGTTTTCTGCAAAGTCGATTAGCAAGGCTGTTGCGAAGGTCAAGTTTAAGATCCAGTCTCAGCGCGGCCTTAAGCGCTCGCTACGTTTGCTTCTTGTATTCAGCAGTGACAGCCGACAGCAAAGTCAGTTTGGATTTTACACACATGTGCTTGCTGTTAGTTGGTCTTGGTGTTTTGAGGAGCTTATTACGCTGTTTAGTGTGAACTGCTGCGCTCATCTTGAAGTGCAGGACCTGTGGTTTTATTCCTTTCATTTTTAGTGGCAAATTGTTCTGGCAAGTTATTTTTAGAATTAAAAAATCCGTTTTTTTTATTATAATGTTATATATGGAATATTGTTTATGCACGCTGATTTTGCGTGGAAATTGTACtgtagtggagagagagagagagagagagagagagagagagagagagagagagagagagagagagagagagagagagagagacagagacagagacagagacacagagacagacagagagacacagacagacagacagacagagacagagagagaggaaggaaggagagagagagagagagagagagagacagacagagagagagagaggagagagagagactggtgaAGCAGGGTTCAAGGCACTCACGGGACACATGCTCGGGCAGCCAAGCCTGGCCCTGGGAACGCAGCCTACTCGTCTTACCTCATTGTAATAACCTTAAGGTTTTCCTGTGTAATTTTACACCTCGGTAATGTACATAAAGCTTTATACTCCCTTTCGACGAGGTTCTTCCCCCATTTACCAGAAATACCTTCACGCGAGGCATTTTTTCGTTTTCATTCGCACAATACATTTTCGTGGTCAACATTTTCATGGTAAATGAACAGAACAAGAAATAGTGCAGCGTGCGGGgacctccccctaccccccccccccccccccaccacctgtcacacctGACAGGGTCGCCACACGAACAGAAACAATGAACTCTTTTTTTAAGTTATATCACAACCATTAACTATTAATTAATTCTTGTGAAGGATTCATAATTTGTGAGCATTAGTCCCTGAACTGAGATGGTGTCGGGTGCCTGTCTTGGATGCTCGTGAAGAATAAGTGGAATATTGGTCACTTGGCAGCTCTCCTGCtaggggagtgggaggggggggggagtaatctTGCAGTTGCTATGTTGTTTTTGTTTAGTTTTTAGTTGTTTGTCCACAATGGCCTCCCATGCCGCCGATAATTAGGTCGCCTTTGCAAATTATGCATTTTAGGCTATTGTGCACAAGGTAATTTAGTAACGCTCGACGGTGAAAGGCCGGCGGGAGACGGCGGAGCGGCTGGGAAATGGCTGCTTGGCACCCGAGGCAGGAAGGAAGCTGTGGGCGCAGCAGGCCAACAATTCTTCAGTGTCGCCTTGGGTTGGGACGGTCTGGCCCGGCCCGGCCCAACCTCCAACCACGCCTCCACGTTTCTAACCGGCTGGGGGCGGGCGTCTGAACCGGTttgatttatatataataaaatataattatttcATCCTTGTTTTCCAATAAAACATTGACTTATCTGTAACAGATAAAATGTAGCAACTTGTCATGCCAGGAAGGATTGTTTGCGGTAGCTGTAAACAACAATttattttgtcggggacaggcgtgtgtatatatacactaacATTCAATAGGATACATtaacaacagttgtctaactcccgggtatctttactgctaggtgaacacagacattaggtgaaagtaaacgtgccaaaccatttctgtccctctcgggattcccgattgtgagtcgtgGGCGAACCCAACTGTTCTACCAAGACCCCTGAAGCGTGTACGTCACCTTATTGATGAGTGAATCACAAGCATatcacctcccccttccctcaatAATGTCTTGGAACACGCTCTCCCTCTTCTAGTTTTTTTCTGCTACTAAAGTTTTCCTTAATTTAGATCTGTTTCACTCTAGTTACCCGCAAGGGCGAGATGATTCATGTAGCCTATTCTAGGCTATTTTGTCTATGCTCTCGTTTAAGTCTTTATTTTCATGTGAAATTATAATTCAATTACACTTACTATTCGAAAATAGTATACAACCCAGTCGTTtgtttttgtgtgtatgtgtttatggATTCTGTTGTACATTCTTGTAATCAGACTAATGTGTGTGGCCTTGTATGCAATGCCAATCTGTTCTGAATACGTAGGCCTAGTTTCACACCGTTTGTCAATCTGGTAAAGCACCGTTAGGCCTAGGGCTGACAAGAATCGGGGAATAAGGACAGTCTCACCCATCGGTTAGATAAAGTGCTATTGGCCCTCGAGTTGTCTCGACTAACACTCTTATTGGAGGCCTCATTCAGATCTCTATTAGGTACGTAAAACGTGTTAGGAGCCATAAGTAGCAGTAAGTAGGCTGCAATACTTCCATGTCAGTGTATATTTTTGGACTTAGGTTACCTAATTGTCGACCGTGTCCCTGGGGGACGATGGGTTGGGCTAGGCGCCTGCTGGAGTAATTGTGGGCTTAGTGTCGTGAGCTGGGCGCTGAATGttgttgggggaggaggggggggatggggtctACCACCTCGGGGTAAACTTAGCTAGTCTGAATATCGTTCATTTCTGTTGAGTGGGATTTAGAGACTTGCCTCTATGTACTGTTTTTAAGATTAAAGTAATTGGAAAAAGGTACTTTCTTTCCCTAAGAGACAATCTTGATACAATAGTAAATAAATGTTTTATTTATTCATTGAAAGTTTTATAATGTGTTTAACATGCAAAGTGTGGGAATAGAGAGGTGGGCTGAGAGAAGCAGATCTGAAATGTAACAAGCAAGCCCACTACGGTTGGGCAATAATATTTTTGTGAGTACCAAGCTCGTATTATGAATCCTTGACGATACGACGCGGACCTCACTTCCCCTCTCTGGTAATAACGGGA
Encoded here:
- the LOC123764943 gene encoding uncharacterized protein isoform X1, with product MVSSVCRGSYPSMTPHASPSRKPHIDPQKDYFSPLQVETSVEYDLPAHIYPPKGSQPILMIHPGYVSAVRARSRAVVTPSPTAMVATSGATRPLAPLQLPHPQQHQQVVGARPSRAAQPRPLCMCGNVNCNSVKSVNVQSVRNVQNIQSQSAARSAQSQSAGRNLQTQSAFRSVQSQSATRSVQSQSATRSVQNQSARSVQSSRDVNMLGISSRNGAVLLQQQQQQPQQQQPQQQQPLQQQTQQQPQQQPQQQPQQQPQQQLVWGNGGRCIGPCCNPRPAAMAPPQAEFVAPGLPPSLLARTPTRGTAGGSPKLRAARTRRGLSVASSVNLPDYLGSSRPARVTGGAVHVHPRPRALSTSMGALAATPAPPMAHQHIGMSASLTTSLDLSRADTLTPRSLLPVQQQQHQQQQQQQQQQHQQQHQQQQSLQQAPAVSTSSLLYTVGLSRDSGCSVGAETAGGDWASDRTRGLVDSGFCTPVDLTDDFVTVGAEFGVAPPVTICLATVESLAGRTMANLPRFHFNTLNLSGGSWKESTPLQSSMTSSTSSSSGIHSSSLLPGAAHASLLPGAAHAHHYLPQPLWNLAY
- the LOC123764943 gene encoding ecdysone-induced protein 74EF isoform X2 encodes the protein MVSSVCRGSYPSMTPHASPSRKPHIDPQKDYFSPLQVETSVEYDLPAHIYPPKGSQPILMIHPGYVSAVRARSRAVVTPSPTAMVATSGATRPLAPLQLPHPQQHQQVVGARPSRAAQPRPLCMCGNVNCNSVKSVNVQSVRNVQNIQSQSAARSAQSQSAGRNLQTQSAFRSVQSQSATRSVQSQSATRSVQNQSARSVQSSRDVNMLGISSRNGAVLLQQQQQQPQQQQPQQQQPLQQQTQQQPQQQPQQQPQQQPQQQLVWGNGGRCIGPCCNPRPAAMAPPQAEFVAPGLPPSLLARTPTRGTAGGSPKLRAARTRRGLSVASSVNLPDYLGSSRPARVTGGAVHVHPRPRALSTSMGALAATPAPPMAHQHIGMSASLTTSLDLSRADTLTPRSLLPVQQQQHQQQQQQQQQQHQQQHQQQQSLQQAPAVSTSSLLYTVGLSRDSGCSVGAETAGGDWASDRTRGLVDSGFCTPVDLTDDFVTDTLNLSGGSWKESTPLQSSMTSSTSSSSGIHSSSLLPGAAHASLLPGAAHAHHYLPQPLWNLAY